Proteins from one Sphingobacteriaceae bacterium genomic window:
- a CDS encoding gliding motility-associated C-terminal domain-containing protein: MSKFNSILFALFFLIAFQLKAQPPCDFTLTPPNGPYSITCTNTMVILNVAPASLSYTWTSLSDPPQNGTTVTFTNTGSYTVSASGTGCTSNSQTFAIVMNTIAPTTTVSPNSQAITCNSTSAVTFSGTCSNPTINMQHDWFSPINPPPFGPPIATSNNTLSILSGAVPPGVYTLQTTNLVTGCKTSKTVTVTSLSAFPTFAVGSTTDFSIGCVPLNSTTISIINALSTQTPPATCSYTFLAPSFTGVVTPSVVLGNNNSTVTTIPGTWTVIVQDNSNFCRSYLSIPILQNTVAPHVVANILTQTLTCYNPTLLATGSSTTQFTQVTWNVPSTPPTLSTPTVIVGDPANGPNTSTTSLTYANFTVVATNTNNACQSTSVMTINQNFKPPISSPTISIATPTAIYCKVSTAPVILTTGSSTTTSGGGPSAFVANPCWDGPSPQTTICGTSNYSCYVPGVYTLSVIDNYNGCPGSGTVNVLDRTQPPVLTNPVSTSTLDCAANQATLSMAITGTNTGGMRYLITNYPIGSSFSPTNAITITLNPDLSGTTSPSVAVSLLGTYIFVATNTLTGCNATGTVVVGAGGLNASFEANPSTGYAPLTVNFFNNTSSSFGTTSITTVWSYGNGNVKTVTTTAQTSETYLAPGSYTAMIIATKGSCVDTAFQVIKVDIPSKMEVPNVFTPNGDGSNDVFFLKVANLKEVTAIIHDRWGNKVYETTSTTGNIAWDGKNFAGAECSSGVYFYTIKATGKDDKEYEQKGNVSLFR, encoded by the coding sequence ATGTCAAAATTTAATTCGATTTTATTTGCACTGTTTTTTTTAATTGCATTTCAATTAAAAGCTCAGCCCCCTTGTGATTTTACCTTAACCCCACCAAACGGACCTTATTCCATTACCTGTACTAATACCATGGTGATTTTAAACGTTGCACCGGCTTCGCTCAGTTATACATGGACTAGTTTATCAGATCCACCACAGAACGGAACAACTGTTACATTTACCAACACCGGCAGCTATACTGTGTCTGCTTCCGGCACAGGATGTACATCCAATAGTCAAACCTTTGCTATCGTAATGAATACCATCGCGCCTACCACTACGGTAAGTCCGAATTCGCAAGCTATTACTTGTAATTCCACTTCAGCCGTAACTTTTAGCGGTACATGCAGCAACCCAACCATAAATATGCAACACGATTGGTTTAGTCCTATCAACCCTCCCCCATTCGGACCTCCTATTGCCACTTCTAATAACACACTCTCTATACTTTCAGGAGCTGTACCTCCGGGAGTATATACATTACAAACAACAAATTTGGTTACCGGATGTAAAACATCAAAAACTGTAACGGTAACTTCCCTATCTGCATTTCCTACTTTTGCCGTTGGTAGTACAACCGACTTTTCAATTGGTTGCGTGCCCTTAAACAGCACAACTATATCAATTATAAATGCACTTTCTACTCAAACTCCACCTGCTACTTGCAGTTATACATTTTTAGCACCAAGTTTTACCGGAGTGGTAACGCCAAGTGTAGTATTAGGAAATAATAATTCAACGGTTACAACTATTCCCGGAACATGGACCGTCATTGTTCAAGATAATTCTAATTTTTGTCGATCATACCTAAGCATTCCAATTCTGCAAAATACGGTTGCTCCTCATGTAGTAGCTAATATTCTAACTCAAACGCTAACATGTTATAATCCGACCTTACTTGCAACAGGTAGCTCAACCACACAATTCACTCAAGTAACATGGAATGTACCTTCTACTCCACCAACACTTTCTACTCCTACGGTTATTGTTGGTGATCCTGCAAATGGTCCAAATACCAGCACTACTTCATTAACCTACGCAAACTTTACAGTTGTAGCAACAAACACGAATAATGCTTGTCAATCGACTTCTGTCATGACCATTAATCAAAACTTTAAACCACCTATTTCAAGTCCAACAATTTCCATAGCTACCCCTACTGCAATTTATTGTAAAGTTTCTACGGCTCCGGTAATTTTAACAACTGGAAGCAGCACCACAACTTCTGGAGGCGGACCAAGCGCTTTCGTTGCGAATCCATGTTGGGATGGACCTTCGCCACAGACTACAATATGCGGTACATCTAACTACAGTTGTTATGTTCCTGGCGTGTATACCTTAAGCGTGATTGATAATTACAATGGCTGTCCGGGCTCAGGAACTGTTAATGTATTAGACCGAACACAGCCACCGGTTTTAACGAATCCCGTTTCAACAAGTACTTTAGATTGCGCTGCCAATCAAGCCACATTAAGTATGGCTATCACAGGAACCAATACAGGCGGAATGCGATATTTAATTACGAATTATCCAATAGGATCTTCATTTAGTCCAACAAATGCTATTACAATAACTTTAAATCCCGACTTAAGCGGAACTACATCGCCTAGCGTTGCAGTTTCCTTATTAGGAACTTATATTTTCGTAGCTACAAACACCTTAACGGGATGTAATGCAACGGGCACTGTTGTTGTTGGTGCAGGAGGATTAAATGCATCATTTGAAGCAAACCCATCAACAGGCTACGCACCTTTAACCGTTAATTTCTTTAATAATACCAGTAGTTCTTTTGGCACAACCAGTATCACAACGGTTTGGAGTTATGGTAATGGAAATGTAAAAACAGTTACAACAACCGCTCAAACCAGCGAAACCTATTTAGCACCGGGCTCATACACCGCTATGATAATTGCCACTAAGGGTTCTTGTGTGGATACCGCTTTTCAAGTTATTAAAGTAGATATTCCATCTAAAATGGAAGTTCCGAATGTATTCACTCCGAATGGAGATGGAAGTAATGATGTTTTCTTTTTGAAAGTGGCAAATTTAAAAGAAGTAACAGCTATTATTCATGATCGTTGGGGAAATAAAGTATATGAAACTACTAGCACAACCGGAAATATTGCCTGGGATGGTAAAAATTTTGCCGGCGCTGAATGTTCAAGTGGAGTTTACTTTTATACCATTAAAGCAACCGGCAAAGACGATAAAGAATATGAACAAAAGGGCAATGTGAGTTTGTTCAGATAA
- a CDS encoding redoxin domain-containing protein produces the protein MHGKAHTSYAGKLIELISIQDFITGARFRESLDTIDKDGSFDLQMYSNHTQPVFLIIKNVKAKLYVSPDFVYEVRIPETDESADFKNDAELEINLGVVGADSTELNALIFDFQNKYNAQFLTDKKQFLSRPVIFQKADSLQFICEKSYKNIKNKYFQSFYNYSIASLNASVSRGENFLISKYILNSPIQYHHAEYMSFFNACFTGYLNSIASTRKGETLYNIINTKASYELLDEFVKQEKFMINDSLRELVILKNLWELYFNTSFNAPAINKIVSEINQSTKIEKHRQISAHMLSNFNQLQNGSPAPFFSARDKKGNMADLNEIKGKWIYLNFFSTKKTESTKELYKIAALKKKLGDKIIFVSVCVDDSLSTYTSFMKNNAKLDWNIWYYQDKRLQKNAKELYHLVGHEAYYLINNAGYLAQSPALSPSEGIEYKLNSIFKPVKKNIKTGIR, from the coding sequence GTGCATGGAAAAGCTCACACCAGTTATGCAGGAAAATTAATTGAATTAATTTCAATTCAGGATTTTATTACAGGGGCGCGATTTAGAGAATCCCTTGACACTATCGATAAAGACGGTTCCTTTGACCTCCAAATGTATTCAAATCACACTCAACCCGTGTTTTTAATAATCAAAAATGTAAAAGCAAAGCTTTATGTTAGTCCGGATTTTGTGTATGAAGTGCGGATTCCCGAAACGGATGAAAGTGCCGATTTTAAAAACGATGCGGAATTAGAAATAAACTTAGGAGTTGTTGGAGCTGACAGCACAGAATTAAACGCTTTAATTTTTGATTTTCAAAACAAGTATAACGCGCAGTTTTTAACGGATAAAAAGCAATTTTTATCTCGCCCTGTCATTTTTCAGAAAGCTGACTCACTTCAGTTCATTTGCGAAAAAAGTTATAAAAATATTAAAAACAAGTACTTTCAATCTTTTTATAACTATTCCATCGCATCTTTAAACGCTTCTGTTTCCAGAGGAGAAAATTTTCTTATTTCCAAATATATTCTTAATAGCCCCATCCAATACCACCATGCTGAATACATGAGTTTTTTTAACGCCTGCTTTACTGGATATTTAAACAGTATAGCTTCTACCCGAAAAGGCGAAACACTTTATAACATAATTAATACTAAAGCCAGTTATGAATTGTTAGATGAATTTGTGAAACAAGAGAAATTTATGATTAATGATTCCTTGCGTGAATTAGTCATTTTAAAAAATCTTTGGGAATTATATTTCAATACTTCTTTTAACGCTCCGGCAATAAATAAAATTGTTTCCGAAATAAACCAGTCAACTAAAATTGAAAAGCACAGGCAAATTTCTGCCCATATGCTCAGTAATTTTAATCAGTTACAAAACGGCTCGCCAGCTCCTTTCTTTAGCGCCAGAGATAAAAAAGGCAATATGGCTGACTTAAACGAGATCAAAGGCAAATGGATTTATTTAAATTTTTTCTCAACAAAAAAAACAGAAAGTACTAAAGAACTTTATAAAATCGCTGCCCTAAAAAAGAAATTGGGTGACAAAATTATTTTTGTAAGTGTTTGTGTTGACGATAGTTTATCAACATACACATCCTTCATGAAAAACAATGCAAAACTGGATTGGAATATCTGGTATTACCAAGATAAAAGATTACAAAAAAACGCCAAAGAGTTATACCATTTAGTAGGTCATGAGGCCTATTACCTAATAAATAATGCAGGCTACTTAGCACAATCGCCTGCTCTTTCTCCCAGTGAAGGAATAGAGTACAAATTAAATTCGATTTTCAAACCCGTAAAAAAAAATATTAAAACCGGTATAAGATAA
- a CDS encoding RNA pseudouridine synthase, which translates to MQDRIVYEDNHILVINKLPSEIVQGDKTGDVPLTEKVKEFIKVRDHKPGNVFCGLTHRLDRPVSGLIIFAKTSKALSRFNEIFRNKDIKKKYLAVTANKPPLQSDKLIHWLKKNEKSNTSIVYSKETTDGLRAELDYEHLHSSDHYHLLLISLHTGRHHQIRAQLASLNCPIKGDVKYGAKRGNDGGFIHLHSYELTFMHPIKKEPIHLTCLPAFSDPVWDFFHQKMI; encoded by the coding sequence ATACAAGATCGAATTGTTTACGAAGACAATCATATTTTGGTTATAAATAAACTACCTTCTGAAATTGTACAAGGGGATAAAACCGGTGATGTCCCACTCACTGAAAAAGTAAAGGAATTTATTAAAGTACGAGATCACAAACCGGGTAATGTTTTTTGCGGTTTGACACACAGACTAGACCGACCCGTTAGTGGCTTGATTATTTTTGCTAAAACCAGTAAAGCCCTCTCTCGTTTTAATGAGATTTTTAGAAATAAGGATATTAAGAAAAAATATTTAGCTGTTACAGCCAACAAACCGCCACTGCAAAGTGATAAACTCATCCATTGGTTAAAGAAAAACGAAAAATCAAATACAAGTATCGTTTACAGTAAAGAAACAACAGACGGTTTAAGAGCTGAATTGGATTATGAACACTTACATTCCTCCGATCATTACCATTTATTACTCATTTCGCTTCACACAGGAAGACATCACCAGATTAGGGCTCAGTTAGCCTCATTAAACTGTCCTATTAAAGGAGATGTGAAATATGGCGCTAAAAGAGGAAATGATGGAGGATTTATTCATCTGCATAGCTATGAATTAACTTTTATGCACCCCATTAAAAAAGAACCGATTCACCTAACTTGTTTACCGGCCTTTTCTGATCCGGTTTGGGATTTTTTTCATCAAAAAATGATATAA
- a CDS encoding OmpA family protein translates to MKNFTRLTLIAAATCVLTTSAFSQKALKKADAAFEAHQYFSAVTLYKQVYQSVPKDKKALVLYRTGIASQEINDYKGAETYFQKAIATNIDDPSVYYRLAEVLKVQFKYAEAMTEYKNYKAKGGDAKKADLGIKSCELAQQWKDNPLRYKVENMSLINTKDRDYSPSYSDKKYKTIIFTSNREGSLGSGADNITGVNHSDIYESKVDKNGKWSTPVLLPPAVSSPVNEGQGWVSKKGDMIFFTRCPEDKGKQNKCGIYMAKKQGSTWGEAVRLPFSIDTVSFRHPTLSSDAKHLYFASSMSGGYGGLDIWSCTFDQKKNIWGQPVNAGPLVNTSGNEAFPTISTDGKKLYFSSDYHPGMGGLDIFSADVSPDGKFTKPVENLKYPINSSYDDHSIVFEGKKNRGFFTSNREGGKGNDDIYSFNLPPINFNLRGMVLCEGDQLGKGKGEPVEGVKVKIVGSDGSINEFTTAKDGAYSLTKLKEKTTYTVSTETGKGAKSSTFGRDGYLSNQDKRVVTTVGLDKSKDFVADFAVKPVVPNLRMPEIQYALGSAELLPNSKDSLNYLYNILKDNPGIIVELNSHTDTRGKAAANMTLSTARAKSCVDYLVNEKEIPAARLTFKGLGMTQPLISDAVIAKAKTKEEKEALHQKNRRTTFKVLSFDFVDPNATKSDGKGGTGNTKPKDPDDEEEDEE, encoded by the coding sequence ATGAAAAACTTCACTCGCCTTACTTTAATAGCCGCAGCTACTTGTGTTCTAACAACTTCGGCATTTTCACAAAAAGCCTTAAAAAAAGCAGACGCAGCTTTTGAAGCGCATCAGTATTTTAGCGCTGTTACTTTATATAAGCAGGTATATCAATCTGTTCCAAAGGACAAGAAAGCTCTTGTTTTGTACAGAACCGGAATTGCTAGCCAAGAAATTAACGATTATAAAGGTGCAGAAACCTATTTTCAAAAAGCCATTGCAACAAACATTGATGATCCATCGGTTTATTACCGTTTAGCAGAAGTGTTAAAAGTTCAGTTTAAATATGCTGAAGCCATGACTGAATACAAAAACTACAAAGCAAAAGGTGGAGATGCTAAAAAAGCGGACCTAGGTATAAAATCGTGTGAATTAGCTCAACAATGGAAAGACAATCCTTTACGATATAAAGTTGAAAACATGTCTTTAATAAATACAAAAGACAGAGATTATTCTCCATCATATAGTGATAAAAAATACAAAACTATTATTTTCACATCTAATAGAGAAGGTTCGTTAGGCAGCGGTGCTGATAATATAACCGGTGTTAATCATTCAGATATTTATGAATCTAAAGTTGATAAAAACGGAAAATGGTCAACTCCTGTATTATTACCTCCTGCAGTAAGTTCTCCGGTGAACGAAGGACAAGGTTGGGTAAGCAAAAAAGGAGATATGATTTTCTTTACACGTTGTCCTGAGGACAAAGGAAAGCAAAACAAGTGTGGTATTTACATGGCTAAAAAACAAGGAAGTACTTGGGGTGAAGCTGTTCGTTTACCTTTTAGTATTGATACAGTTTCTTTCCGTCATCCTACCTTATCATCTGATGCAAAACATTTATATTTTGCTTCTAGCATGAGCGGTGGATATGGTGGTTTAGATATTTGGAGCTGTACTTTTGATCAAAAGAAAAATATTTGGGGACAACCTGTAAATGCTGGTCCGCTAGTTAATACTTCCGGAAATGAAGCATTCCCAACTATTTCTACAGATGGAAAAAAATTATATTTTTCTTCTGATTATCATCCTGGAATGGGAGGATTAGATATTTTCTCGGCAGACGTATCACCTGATGGAAAATTCACTAAGCCGGTTGAGAATTTAAAATACCCAATCAATTCATCGTATGATGATCACAGTATAGTATTTGAAGGGAAAAAGAATCGTGGATTCTTTACCAGTAACCGTGAAGGAGGAAAAGGAAATGATGATATCTACAGCTTCAACTTACCTCCAATTAACTTTAATTTAAGAGGTATGGTACTTTGCGAAGGTGATCAATTAGGAAAAGGAAAAGGTGAGCCGGTTGAAGGTGTTAAAGTTAAAATTGTTGGTTCAGACGGTAGTATTAATGAATTCACCACTGCAAAAGATGGTGCTTACAGCCTTACTAAATTAAAAGAGAAAACGACTTATACTGTTTCAACAGAAACCGGAAAAGGGGCAAAGTCTTCTACGTTTGGACGTGATGGATACTTATCTAATCAAGATAAGCGTGTTGTAACCACTGTTGGTTTAGATAAATCAAAAGATTTTGTTGCCGATTTTGCTGTAAAGCCGGTTGTTCCAAATTTAAGAATGCCTGAAATTCAGTATGCTTTAGGAAGCGCTGAATTATTGCCTAACTCTAAAGATTCATTAAACTATTTATATAATATCTTAAAAGACAACCCTGGTATTATTGTTGAATTAAATTCACACACCGATACTCGTGGTAAGGCTGCCGCTAACATGACTTTATCTACAGCTCGTGCTAAGTCTTGTGTGGATTATTTAGTAAATGAAAAAGAAATTCCTGCAGCACGTTTAACATTTAAAGGTTTAGGTATGACTCAACCATTAATTTCCGATGCGGTAATTGCTAAGGCAAAAACTAAGGAGGAAAAAGAAGCATTACACCAAAAGAATCGTCGTACAACATTTAAAGTATTAAGTTTTGATTTCGTTGATCCTAATGCTACCAAGTCTGATGGAAAAGGCGGAACAGGTAATACCAAGCCGAAAGATCCGGATGATGAAGAAGAGGATGAAGAATAA
- the hemL gene encoding glutamate-1-semialdehyde 2,1-aminomutase, with translation MKREESGKLFKKALQYFPGGVNSPVRAFRSVGGDPLFIDRGKGSHIWDADGNEFIDYCCSWGPLISGHANPKILIAVQETMNMGTSFGAPTKLENELANLILDNNPFIEKIRFVSSGTEAVMSAIRLARGFTKRNKILKFEGCYHGHADSLLVKAGSGLVTFGNSSSAGVPESFANETISVQLHNKTAVEEAFTTFKNQIACVIIEPVPANNGLLLQDKEFLNFLREICTKNNTLLFFDEVISGFRLGFTGAAGYYGIKPDIITYGKIIGGGFPVGAYASSAEIMDHVSPLGPVYQAGTLSGNPVAMRAGIAQLQLCLEKDFYKNLEDKTNYLVEGIRKVNSFKLFKIFNLGSIFWIAFTDKNEIQNANDIDPLSMNYFKLLYHGLLNEGIYLGPSGYEVGFVSSAHSQEDLDKTILAFEKALKLLN, from the coding sequence ATGAAAAGAGAAGAGTCAGGTAAATTATTTAAAAAAGCTTTACAATATTTTCCGGGTGGAGTTAATTCTCCCGTACGGGCGTTTAGGAGTGTAGGCGGCGACCCCTTGTTTATAGATCGGGGAAAAGGTTCACATATTTGGGATGCAGATGGTAATGAGTTTATTGATTATTGTTGTAGTTGGGGGCCCTTAATATCCGGTCACGCCAATCCTAAAATATTAATTGCGGTGCAGGAAACCATGAACATGGGAACTTCATTTGGTGCACCAACAAAGTTAGAAAATGAACTGGCCAATTTAATTTTAGACAATAATCCTTTTATTGAAAAAATAAGATTTGTAAGTAGCGGAACCGAAGCAGTTATGAGTGCTATTCGATTAGCAAGAGGATTTACCAAAAGAAATAAAATTTTAAAATTTGAAGGATGTTATCACGGACATGCTGATTCATTATTGGTAAAGGCCGGAAGCGGATTGGTAACTTTTGGAAATAGTAGCAGTGCCGGCGTGCCTGAAAGTTTTGCGAATGAAACCATAAGTGTTCAATTGCACAATAAAACAGCGGTGGAAGAGGCTTTTACAACATTTAAAAATCAAATTGCTTGTGTAATTATTGAGCCGGTACCCGCGAATAATGGTTTATTATTACAGGATAAGGAGTTCTTAAATTTTTTAAGGGAGATTTGTACAAAAAATAACACACTTTTATTTTTTGATGAAGTGATAAGCGGATTTAGATTAGGATTTACCGGAGCTGCCGGTTATTATGGAATAAAACCCGATATTATTACTTACGGAAAAATTATTGGCGGTGGTTTTCCGGTAGGAGCTTATGCTTCCTCGGCCGAAATAATGGATCATGTTTCCCCTTTGGGTCCGGTTTATCAAGCGGGAACCTTAAGCGGGAACCCCGTGGCCATGCGTGCCGGAATAGCACAACTTCAACTGTGTTTAGAAAAAGATTTTTATAAAAATTTAGAAGATAAAACCAATTATTTGGTGGAAGGTATACGCAAAGTAAATAGCTTTAAATTGTTTAAAATATTTAATTTGGGTTCCATTTTTTGGATTGCATTTACAGATAAAAACGAAATTCAAAACGCCAATGATATTGATCCGTTGAGTATGAATTATTTCAAACTTTTATATCACGGATTATTGAATGAAGGGATTTATTTGGGACCTAGCGGATATGAAGTTGGATTTGTAAGTAGCGCGCATTCACAAGAAGATTTAGATAAAACAATATTAGCATTTGAAAAAGCCTTGAAATTATTGAATTGA
- a CDS encoding phosphoglycerate kinase, translating to MRTVDKISLANKRALVRVDFNVPLDENFKVTDNTRIKAAIPTLKKILNEGGSIVLMSHLGRPKEGPAHKYSLAHIVNEVCQQLGSEVKFTNDCISEESFRLSNNLKPGEVLLLENLRFYKEEEKGNETFAEKLSKHGDVYVNDAFGTAHRAHASTAVIAKYFKTEAKCFGFVMAGEIASINKVMNQSEKPFTAIIGGAKVSDKILIIEQLMNKANNIIIGGGMAFTFVKALGGQIGKSLCEEDRLETAKEILDKAKKLGVQIFIPVDAVIADQFSNDANHKSCSIDSIPEGWMGLDIGEESIKTFGEIIKNSKTILWNGPMGVFEMSHFEKGTKQIAFDIVEATKKGAFSLIGGGDSVAAINKYHLSDQVSYVSTGGGALLEYIEQGSLPGVDAIEKN from the coding sequence ATGCGTACAGTTGATAAAATTTCTTTGGCGAACAAACGGGCTCTTGTTCGTGTTGACTTTAATGTTCCCTTAGATGAAAATTTTAAGGTTACTGACAATACCCGTATTAAAGCCGCAATTCCTACCTTAAAAAAAATTCTGAACGAGGGAGGAAGTATTGTATTAATGAGTCATTTAGGAAGACCAAAAGAAGGACCTGCTCATAAATATTCATTAGCACATATTGTGAATGAAGTATGTCAACAATTAGGGAGCGAAGTAAAATTTACAAACGATTGCATTAGCGAAGAATCATTTCGATTATCGAATAATTTAAAACCCGGCGAAGTATTATTACTTGAGAATTTGCGTTTTTACAAAGAAGAAGAAAAAGGCAATGAGACGTTTGCCGAAAAATTGAGCAAACACGGTGATGTTTATGTGAATGATGCATTTGGTACTGCGCATCGCGCACATGCCTCAACTGCGGTAATTGCAAAATATTTTAAAACGGAAGCCAAATGTTTTGGATTTGTAATGGCAGGCGAAATTGCCAGTATTAACAAAGTAATGAATCAGTCTGAAAAACCATTTACCGCAATTATTGGTGGAGCCAAGGTGAGTGATAAAATATTAATTATTGAGCAACTAATGAATAAAGCCAACAATATTATTATTGGCGGAGGTATGGCCTTTACATTTGTAAAAGCATTGGGCGGACAAATTGGCAAATCTTTGTGTGAAGAAGACAGACTTGAAACAGCGAAAGAGATTTTGGATAAAGCTAAAAAATTAGGTGTTCAAATTTTCATACCGGTTGATGCCGTGATTGCGGATCAATTTTCGAATGATGCTAATCACAAAAGTTGTTCCATTGATTCTATTCCGGAAGGATGGATGGGACTTGACATTGGAGAAGAAAGTATTAAAACGTTTGGTGAAATAATAAAAAACTCAAAAACGATATTGTGGAATGGGCCCATGGGTGTTTTTGAAATGAGTCACTTTGAAAAAGGAACAAAACAAATTGCTTTTGATATTGTAGAAGCCACAAAAAAAGGAGCATTTTCATTAATTGGCGGAGGCGATAGTGTTGCAGCGATTAATAAATATCATTTATCCGATCAGGTAAGTTACGTGAGTACCGGCGGAGGTGCATTATTAGAATATATTGAACAGGGCTCCTTACCCGGCGTTGATGCCATAGAAAAAAATTAA
- a CDS encoding CPBP family intramembrane metalloprotease: MFTKLDVDLEWKENDLVSFLPIILSLCCFVLYWFTAASSHIKNKFYNKYSFDDAARKHIFFTKYFGFISMGIIPLVICMLFLPKSNFSDYGLTFIPETSLYSLIWTLGLGIVVVPIAFLSAKKEKNLVNYPQIRSKTWTKKTIFITILGWSLYLFGYELLFRGTLLFPLVDALGVWPAIAVNIGMYSATHIPKGLDETLGAIPLGLVLCLLTLYSGTIWIAFFVHLFMAITNCLTAFKYHPDIKYQA, from the coding sequence ATGTTTACGAAACTTGATGTAGATTTAGAATGGAAAGAGAATGATTTAGTTTCGTTCTTACCCATTATACTTTCACTTTGTTGTTTTGTATTGTATTGGTTTACCGCCGCTTCTTCGCACATAAAAAACAAATTTTACAACAAATATTCATTTGATGATGCGGCACGTAAACATATATTTTTCACAAAATACTTCGGCTTTATTTCCATGGGAATTATTCCCTTAGTGATCTGTATGCTGTTTTTACCCAAATCCAATTTTTCGGATTACGGTTTAACTTTTATTCCCGAAACAAGTCTTTATAGTCTGATTTGGACATTGGGTTTAGGCATTGTAGTTGTTCCTATTGCTTTTTTAAGTGCCAAAAAAGAAAAAAATTTAGTGAACTATCCGCAAATCCGAAGTAAAACCTGGACAAAAAAAACAATTTTCATTACCATTTTAGGTTGGTCGCTTTACCTTTTCGGTTATGAATTATTATTTAGAGGAACTCTGTTATTTCCTTTAGTGGATGCTCTTGGCGTTTGGCCCGCCATTGCTGTAAATATAGGAATGTATTCAGCTACGCATATTCCTAAAGGACTTGATGAAACACTTGGCGCAATTCCATTGGGATTAGTGCTTTGCCTATTAACATTATACTCCGGTACAATCTGGATTGCCTTTTTTGTACATTTATTTATGGCCATCACCAATTGTCTTACTGCTTTTAAATATCACCCGGATATAAAATATCAAGCTTAA
- a CDS encoding SDR family oxidoreductase yields the protein MGIKKTEGKVVIITGSSRGIGKAIAIACAKKGMKVVLNGRNQERLNETEKEIRIITNDVLSLCLDVSDMKQAAQLIDKTIERFKQIDILVNNVGISSRGEVADMNPEVFKTVFESNVYGTVYPTIPAIPYLRQTKGSLIFISSLAGIRGIPYMSAYCSSKMALRAIAETIRLEEAKNNIHVGLIFVGITDIEHNKEAIGADGSKVILQSRKNKNVQSPEYVANIVLKNISSRKFISVLTGIGKLNSFLQPRFPLLVEKLILKNIKKFDEGIK from the coding sequence ATGGGCATTAAAAAAACAGAAGGGAAAGTTGTTATTATCACCGGTTCAAGCAGAGGTATTGGCAAAGCCATCGCTATAGCCTGCGCTAAGAAGGGAATGAAGGTTGTTTTAAATGGTAGAAATCAGGAAAGGTTAAACGAAACCGAAAAGGAAATCCGAATAATAACCAATGATGTACTCAGTTTGTGTTTGGATGTTTCAGACATGAAGCAAGCCGCTCAACTTATTGATAAAACTATAGAACGGTTTAAACAAATTGATATTTTAGTTAATAATGTTGGTATTTCTAGTCGAGGCGAAGTTGCCGACATGAATCCGGAAGTTTTTAAAACAGTTTTTGAAAGTAATGTTTACGGAACAGTTTATCCTACCATACCTGCCATTCCTTATCTTCGCCAAACTAAAGGTAGTTTGATTTTCATTTCGAGTTTAGCCGGTATTCGCGGTATTCCTTATATGTCGGCTTATTGTTCTTCCAAAATGGCGTTAAGAGCCATCGCTGAAACTATTCGTTTAGAAGAAGCAAAAAATAATATCCACGTAGGTTTAATATTTGTAGGCATAACGGATATAGAACATAATAAAGAAGCAATAGGCGCCGACGGTTCTAAGGTAATTTTGCAATCCCGTAAAAATAAAAATGTTCAATCACCGGAATATGTTGCGAATATAGTATTGAAAAATATTTCAAGCAGAAAATTTATTTCCGTATTAACCGGAATAGGTAAACTCAATTCATTTCTCCAACCCCGCTTTCCGCTCCTCGTCGAAAAACTAATTCTGAAAAACATTAAAAAGTTTGACGAAGGCATTAAATAA